In Cutaneotrichosporon cavernicola HIS019 DNA, chromosome: 1, one DNA window encodes the following:
- the BAS1 gene encoding uncharacterized protein (Myb-like DNA-binding domain), whose translation MTTATLPIFNPIGDIMSHTPTPTAIPMEEPTAPEGHRPRRRWTADEDARLIAAVNKYGSQRGPGSQWSKISAGLSGRTNKDCRKRWFHSLDPRVRKGRWSPDEDDLLRKLYAELGPQWKAIALRIPGRKDDQVSKRWRDVLAPELTSKKPWSDEEDALLLALLEEKGPKWTSIAEQLPGRSPIACRNRSRKYRKTPTAAAPLSIASTPAGRSSLSVSSPEEQYVDMLLAQAAQNQPQHMSHQSTGHAPDHDWHLPQLGSVHPPLDLFNFDVANAPLSGLAPISTAHHVHSVTGSDAADHGLLENWLASVGGVPPSTTSSASSTSANLPVTAEGSSPNSFATLSATDKPLQVLYGHSDLPINNMWSLLLALDRGEHSVNVSSELLRHLIDNAPHKLRQEGLSMELS comes from the exons atgacgacggccACGCTCCCCATCTTCAACCCCATAGGCGACATTATGTCCCACACTCCTACCCCGACTGCCATCCCGATGGAAGAGCCCACTGCACCCGAGGGCCACCGCCCACGACGCCGCTGGactgccgacgaggacgcgcgcctTATCGCCGCCGTCAACAAGTACGGCTCGCAACGCGGTCCCGGAAGCCAGTGGTCCAAAATCTCTGCCGGTCTTTCCGGCAGGACAAACAAG GACTGTCGCAAGCGCTGGTTCCACAGCCTCGACCCGCGTGTGCGCAAGGGACGATGGTCGCCAGACGAGGACGATCTCCTTCGCAAGCTCTACGCAGAGCTCGGCCCACAGTGGAAGGCTATTG CCCTCCGCATCCCCGGCCGTAAAGACGACCAAGTCTCGAAGCGGTGgcgcgacgtgctcgcACCAGAGCTCACAAGCAAGAAGCCGTggagtgacgaggaggacgcgctcctcctcgcactgctcgaggagaagggacCCAAGTGGACTTCGATCGCTGAGCAGCTCCCCGGTCGCTCCCCGATTGCTTGCCGGAACCGCAGCCGAAAGTACCGCAAAACCCCCACCGCTGCCGCCCCGCTCTCCATCGCGTCCACACCTGCCGGCCGCTCGTCGCtgtccgtctcctcgccggAGGAGCAATACGTTGACATGCTCCTCGCTCAGGCTGCCCAGAACCAGCCTCAACACATGTCCCACCAGTCGACTGGCCACGCACCAGACCACGATTGGCATCTCCCTCAGCTCGGTTCCGTTCACCCTcccctcgacctcttcaACTTTGACGTCGCGAACGCGCCATTATCCGGTCTTGCTCCCATCTCGACTGCCCACCACGTTCACAGTGTCACCGGTTCCGACGCGGCCGACCACGGTCTTCTTGAAAACTGGCTCGCgagcgtcggcggcgtcccGCCCTCGACAACAAGCTCTGCGTCCAGCACCAGCGCCAATCTCCCAGTGACCGCTGAGGGCTCGTCACCCAACAGCTTTGCGACCCTCTCGGCCACCGATAAGCCTCTGCAGGTGCTGTACGGCCACTCTGACCTGCCTATCAACAACATGTGGAgcctgctcctcgccctcgaccgcgGTGAGCACAGCGTCAACGTCTCCTCGGAGCTGTTGCGCCACCTTATCGACAACGCGCCTCACAAGCTGCGCCAGGAGGGGCTGAGCATGGAGCTGTCGTAA
- a CDS encoding uncharacterized protein (Rhodanese Homology Domain), translated as MSLRAATLTRTLARAVRPRVGTNTAAISTPARAFSTSLSLRKSSSPNMAAATLLSHHSPLSAPLFKEARDAWAQDPIIGYNEVKHLSEQPTDSILLVDVREPDENALGSIPSAVNLPLSRIDEALSVGFNPGAFQQEFAFPKPANNQNIVFYCRSGKRSATASEVANRHGFLNTRNYVGSWLEWCEKEDLDNNED; from the exons ATGTCCCTCCGCGCGGCCACTCTGACGCGCACTctggcgcgcgccgtccGGCCCCGTGTCGGTACCAACACTGCCGCTATTTCTACGCCAGCCCGCGCATTCTCGACTTCTCTGTCTCTCCGCAAGAGCTCGAGTCCCAACATGGCCGCTGCGACGTTGCTGAGCCACCACTCGCCCCTGTCTGCGCCACTCTtcaaggaggcgcgcgacgctTGGGCACAAGACCCAATCATCGGTTACAACGAGGTCAAGCACCTCTCCGAGCAGCCGACCGACTCTATTCTTCTTGTCGACGTGCGTGAGCCGGACGAGAATGCGCTCGGGAGCATTCCTAGCGCAGTCAACCTCCCCCTGTCGCGCATCGATGAGGCCCTCTCGGTCGGGTTCAACCCAGGAGCATTCCAGCAG GAGTTTGCGTTCCCCAAGCCCGCCAACAACCAGAACATCGTCTTCTACTGCCGGTCGGGCAAGCGTTCGGCGACTGCATCCGAGGTCGCCAACCGCCACGGGTTCCTGAACACTCGCAACTATGTCGGGTCGTGGCTTGAGTGGtgcgagaaggaggacctCGACAACAACGAGGACTAG
- the RRP40 gene encoding uncharacterized protein (KH domain) — protein sequence MSLVLPGTTIPLPSSSRVTLGPGIAPAPSRADPLASEPTYSSTRAGLLSSAAKGKAADRGESLWVEGVSKRYVAAQRDIVLGSIIARHAEGYRVEIGSAHPAALDGLAFEGATKRSKPNLKVGTLVYARVSLANRDMEPELECVDPATGRSEGFGELKGGLMVCCSLQLCRKLLSPKYPLLQLLAAHIPFETAIGLNGRVWFKAASVDGTIALQRIIEAVDAGTLDATDKAEVDKTVKSFLA from the exons ATGtcgctcgtcctccccgGCACGACcatcccccttccctcctcctcgcgggTGACCCTTGGTCCCGGCATCGCGCCCGCCCCCTCCCGCGCCGACCCACTCGCCTCTGAGCCCACATACTCTTCCACACGCGCAggcctcctctcctccgcgGCGAAGGGCAAGGCCGCCGACCGCGGCGAGAGCCTCTGGGTTGAGGGTGTGAGCAAGCGCTACGTTGCGGCGCAGCGGGATATCGTTCTGGGCTCCATCATCGCCCGCCATGCGGAGGGGTATCGAGTCGAGATTGGGAGCGCGCACCCTGCCGCACTAGATGGACTTGCGTTCGAGGGCGCGACGAAGCGGAGTAAGCCGAATCTCAAG gtcgGGACGCTTGTTTACGCACGCGTGTCGCTTGCGAATCGCGATATGGAGCCTGAACTCGAGTGTGTTGACCCCGCCACGGGACGGTCTGAAGGCTttggcgagctcaagggcgGCTTGATGGTGTGCTGCTCGCTGCAGCTGTGTCGCAA actTCTGAGTCCCAAGTatcccctcctccagctcctgGCCGCACACATCCCGTTCGAGACCGCAATTGGACTGAACGGGCGCGTGTGGTTCAAGGCGGCAAGCGTGGACGGAACCATTGCGCTACAGCGCATTATCGAGGCGGTTGACGCCGGGACCCTCGACGCTACGGACAAGGCTGAGGTGGACAAGACCGTCAAGAGCTTCCTCGCATAA
- a CDS encoding uncharacterized protein (L-asparaginase ii), producing the protein MAISPPDYVTQDRGLIIENRHAIHAAITNASGRLLYAVGDPTRLTLIRSAAKPAQSVAVLEALASPSPDSTLPPDFTLSDEDVALMSASHSSEEAHLDHARALLRRGGNSPSDLKCGGHPAISPAVNERWIREGIVPEGIHNNCSGKHAGMLAASRALASDGYHLPIHPIQVQVKEVVEDLVGGLGEVKWAVDGCNLPAPAMPLTSLATMYASFASADPSSPQARERHMARVFGAMHEHPFLVSGTGRFCAAIASIPGVVGKVGADACYGVGIRGEGIGIAVKVEDGNMDILWATVAEIMERLGVGTAEERRAMDKFHRIERRNTAGIKIGEVAFPFVLRDMREA; encoded by the coding sequence ATGGCAATATCTCCACCAGACTACGTGACCCAAGACCGGGGTCTGATTATCGAGAACCGGCACGCCATCCATGCGGCGATCACCAACGCCTCGGGGAGGCTACTCTATGCCGTCGGCGACCCCACCCGCCTCACCCTAATCCGCTCAGCCGCCAAGCCGGCTCAGAGCGTGGCCGTGCTCGAAGCGCTAgcctctccttctccggACTCAACACTTCCTCCAGACTTTACCCTTTCGGACGAAGACGTCGCACTCATGTCCGCGTCTCACTCTTCCGAAGAAGCGCACTTGGaccacgcgcgcgccctcctccgtcgAGGAGGCAACTCGCCTTCTGACTTAAAGTGCGGAGGCCATCCCGCCATTTCTCCGGCCGTTAATGAGAGATGGATTAGGGAAGGGATAGTACCGGAGGGAATCCACAATAACTGCTCGGGCAAACATGCGGGCATGCTTGCAGCGTCTCGAGCCCTCGCCTCGGACGGGTACCATCTCCCCATCCACCCGATCCAAGTccaggtcaaggaggtggTTGAAGACCTTGTTGGCGGACTTGGAGAAGTGAAATGGGCGGTGGACGGCTGTAACCTCCCAGCCCCAGCAATGCCCCTCACCTCCCTTGCGACAATGTACGCTTCCTTTGCGTCTGCCGacccctcttcccctcaAGCAAGAGAGAGGCATATGGCCAGAGTGTTCGGGGCGATGCACGAGCaccccttcctcgtctCTGGGACGGGACGGTTCTGTGCCGCTATCGCCTCGATTCCCGGCGTCGTTGGCAAGGTTGGGGCCGATGCTTGTTATGGTGTTGGAATTCGGGGGGAAGGAATTGGAATCGCGGTCAAGGTCGAAGATGGGAACATGGATATTCTCTGGGCCACCGTCGCGGAGATTATGGAACGGTTGGGGGTCGGGACGGCGGAGGAACGACGGGCGATGGACAAGTTCCACAGGATCGAGAGACGGAACACGGCGGGGATCAAGATAGGAGAAGTGGCTTTCCCTTTTGTACTCCGCGACATGAGGGAGGCTTAG
- a CDS encoding uncharacterized protein (60s ribosomal protein l37, mitochondrial), whose translation MFTALRAPSTSAARAFSTSALRGAPKSGKAIVSSLQAGAKMDGLSVFKDVPDPIALPEDEYPKWLWTLLDQPKGVPVTKAGERNFMAERKEMRNRNRASIKATNFMKTT comes from the exons ATGTTCACAGCCCTCCGCGCACCATCAACCAGCGCTGCCCGCgcgttctcgacctcggcgttgcGGGGAGCACCAAAGAGCGGCAAGGCCA tcgTATCGTCGCTCCAGGCCGGTGCCAAGATGGACGGCCTGTCGGTGTTCAAGGACGTACCAGACCCGATTGCGCtgcccgaggacgagtaccCGAAGTGGCTGTGGACGCTGCTCGACCAGCCCAAGGGGGTCCCAGTTACCAAGGCGGGAGAGCGCAACTTTATGGcggagcgcaaggagatGCGTAACAG GAACAGGGCAAGCATCAAGGCGACCAACTTTATGAAGACTACATAA
- the DBR1 gene encoding uncharacterized protein (RNA lariat debranching enzyme), with product MRVAVQGCSHGSLSAIYDTVGEYTRRKGETVDLLLLCGDFQALRNKHDFASLAVPPKYHALGTFHEYYSGVRVAPVLTIVIGGNHEASNYMWELYHGGWLAPNIYYLGCAGSVMVNGLRIVGSSGIYKEHDYRKGHFEKVPYTPSTLRSVYHTRKYDVEKLSHLPSGVPTVFMSHDWPIGIAHHGNTRALLQRKKFFRAEVENNTLGSPPLLELMKKIQPDYWFAAHLHVKFAAMYEHSKDWEAKAANEVKEVRKELEKVEVADLVEVDRRESVYDDVDVGGRHANPDEIVISDDDGAASPTKHVSNPDEIAISDDDDAPPSKAAAKTVVNPDEIAISDDDNAPPSKAAAKTVVNPDEIAISDDEGGTANPDGIAVSLSDDELEDELDAALAMSPTPSEPEPSAQGSSTKSTAAGPSSSAKRTGPTTTRFLALDKCGHGKEFIQFLDIPAPHEHSPPRLMYDPHWLAITRALHPYLSLEVYGASLPPRVEQEALVADELVRINGEGVLVPEELVEDDFMADMNAEFDALERRESAAERAAAGLPEEEEEPNGDPKSESDPLPHCAPLDWESADKIEVGRVQQFWPTAPPYPGGDPGQWYTNPQTEAFCGMLGIQNKVNPRPVLR from the exons ATGCGC gtCGCCGTACAAGGCTGCAGCCACGGCAGCCTCTCGGCTATCTATGATACCGTGGGCGAGTACACGCGCCGCAAGGGGGAGACAGTCGACCTTCTCTTGCTATGTGGCGACTTCCAGGCCCTGCGGAACAAGCACGACTTTGCTAGCTTGGCCGTACCTCCCAAATACCATGCCCTTGGCACATTCCACGAGTACTACTCTGGTGTGAGGGTTGCGCCCGTGCTCACCATCGTAATTGGGGGTAATCACGAGGCGAGCAATTACATGTGGGAGTTGTATCATGGAGGCTGGCTCGCACCGAACATCTACTACCTAGGATGCGCTGGGAGCGTCATGGTCAACGGACTCCGGATCGTTGGTTCGAGCGGAATCTACAAGGAGCACGATTACCGCAAGG gccaCTTTGAGAAGGTGCCATATacgccgtcgacgctgcGAAGCGTGTACCATACGAGGAAATACGACGTGGAGAAGCTGTCACACCTTCCCTCGGGCGTTCCGACCGTCTTCATGAGCCATGACTGGCCCATCGGTATCGCGCATCACGGGAACACGCGCGCGCTGTTGCAGCGGAAGAAGTTCTTCCGCGCCGAG GTGGAGAATAACACACTCGGGTCGCCGCCactgctcgagctcatgaAGAAGATCCAGCCGGATTACTGGTTCGCGGCACACTTGCACGTCAAGTTTGCTGCGATGTACGAGCACAGCAAGGACTGGGAGGCAAAGGCGGCCAATGAGGTCAAGGAAGTGCGGAAGGAGTtggagaaggtcgaggttgcggATCTTGTCGAGGTGGATCGCAGGGAGTCGGTGTACGATGATGTCGACGTGGGTGGGAGACACGCCAACCCCGATGAGATCGTAatctcggacgacgacggcgccgcATCACCAACAAAACATGTGTCGAACCCTGATGAGATTGCCATCTctgatgacgacgacgcacCACCATCCAAAGCCGCGGCCAAGACTGTCGTTAACCCCGACGAGATTGCCATCTCTGATGACGACAACGCACCACCATCAAAAGCCGCGGCCAAGACTGTCGTCAACCCCGACGAGATTGCCATttcggacgacgagggagGCACCGCCAACCCAGATGGGATTGCGGTTTCGctctcggacgacgagttggaAGACGAATTGGACGCTGCCCTGGCAATGAGCCCAACCCCAAGTGAACCGGAACCTTCAGCGCAGGGCTCTTCCACAAAATCTACCGCTGCAGGGCCATCATCATCAGCCAAGCGAACAGGACCTACAACGACCCGCTTCCTAGCACTAGACAAATGTGGTCACGGCAAGGAGTTCATCCAA TTCCTCGACATCCCCGCACCGCACGAGCattcgccgccgcgcttgaTGTACGACCCGCACTGGCTGGCCATTACGCGCGCTCTCCACCCCTACCTGAGCCTGGAAGTGTATGGGGCTTCCCTACCGCCAAGAGTGGAGCAGGAGGCCCTTGtggcggacgagctcgtgcgGATTAACGGGGAGGGCGTGCTTGTGCCCGAAgagctggtcgaggacgacttcATGGCGGACATGAACGCCGAATTTGACGCGCTAGAGCGGCGTGAGAGTGCGGCTGAGCGCGCTGCAGCTGGACTgccggaggaggaggaggagcccaACGGGGATCCGAAGAGCGAGTCGGACCCATTGCCGCACTGCGCACCGCTCGACTGGGAGAGTGCGGACAAAAtcgaggtcggccgcgTGCAGCAGTTCTGGCCAACAGCTCCGCCGTACCCAGGCGGCGACCCTGGACAGTGGTACACCAACCCCCAGACGGAGGCGT